A stretch of the Vigna radiata var. radiata cultivar VC1973A chromosome 7, Vradiata_ver6, whole genome shotgun sequence genome encodes the following:
- the LOC106766994 gene encoding haloacid dehalogenase-like hydrolase domain-containing protein At4g39970 translates to MASSTLALTLTATTTTTTTTTTSTYSFFPRTKHAFAYPRINFFSSKNRALSISASASSSSRSLQALIFDCDGVILESEHLHRQAYNDAFVHFSVRCPSSSSPGPLNWDVQFYDELQNLIGGGKPKMRWYFKEHGWPSSTLFETPPTSDEDRAKLIDTLQDWKTERYKEIIKSGTVKPRPGVLRLMDEAKDAGKKLAVCSAATKSSVILCLENLIGLERFQGLDCFLAGDDVKEKKPDPSIYLTASKKLGISDKDCLVVEDSVIGLQAATQAGMSCVVTYTPSTADQDFKEAIALYPDLSNVRLKDLELLLQNAVPAK, encoded by the exons ATGGCTTCTTCTACTCTGGCACTCACTCTCACtgccaccacaaccaccaccaccaccaccaccacctccacctACTCCTTTTTCCCCAGAACCAAACACGCCTTTGCATATCCCAGaatcaactttttctcttccaaGAACCGCGCTTTATCCATCTCTGCTTCCGCTTCCTCTTCTTCACGGTCGCTTCAGGCTCTCATCTTCGACTGCGACGGCGTCATCCTCGAGTCTGAGCACCTGCATCGCCAGGCCTACAACGATGCCTTTGTTCACTTCAGCGTTCGGTGcccctcttcttcttctccggGCCCTCTCAACTGGGACGTCCAATTCTACGACGAGCTCCAGAACCTCATTGGTGGAGGCAAACCCAAAATGCgatg GTACTTTAAGGAACACGGGTGGCCTTCGTCCACGTTGTTCGAGACGCCTCCGACTAGTGACGAGGATCGTGCCAAGTTGATTGACACTCTTcag GATTGGAAGACTGAGAGATACAAAGAAATAATCAAGTCTGGAACT GTAAAACCCAGACCTGGAGTTCTGAGATTGATGGATGAGGCCAAAGATGCA GGGAAAAAGCTAGCTGTTTGCTCTGCAGCAACTAAAAGTTCAGTTATTCTGTGTCTTGAAAACCTTATAGGACTT GAGCGCTTTCAAGGCCTTGATTGCTTCCTTGCTG GTGATGATGTGAAGGAAAAGAAACCTGACCCATCAATATACCTGACAGCTTCCAAg AAGCTAGGTATATCAGACAAAGATTGCTTGGTGGTAGAGGATAGTGTTATTGGATTACAG GCAGCAACACAAGCAGGGATGTCATGCGTGGTTACCTACACACCTTCCACAGCTGATCAG GATTTCAAGGAAGCCATAGCACTCTACCCTGACTTGAGTAACGTAAG ATTGAAAGATTTGGAATTACTGCTTCAAAATGCGGTACCTGCGAAGTAA
- the LOC106769205 gene encoding chaperone protein dnaJ A6, chloroplastic, translated as MAITPFSSTSAAQWGIHPQLLVRSSITGKVASTSHNATSRVSFMAASSSSFFSRDSTRLNMGAPQTFNHRKGSRLIVRADADYYSVLGVSRNASKSEIKSAYRKLARNYHPDVNKEPGADQKFKEISNAYEVLSDDEKRSIYDRFGEAGLKGSGMGMGDFSNPFDLFESLFEGMNRGGGSRGSWNGAIDGEDEYYSLVLNFKEAVFGMEKEIEISRLESCGTCNGSGAKPGTTPTRCSTCGGQGRVVSSTRTPLGIFQQSMTCSSCNGRGEISTPCNTCSGDGRVRKSKRISLKVPAGVDSGSRLRVRNEGNAGRRGGSPGDLFVVIEVIPDPVLKRDDTNILYSCKVSYIDAILGTTIKVPTVDGTVDLKIPAGTQPNTTLVMAKKGVPFLNKNNMRGDQLVRVQVEIPKRLNNDERKLIEELADLSKGKTTTGRR; from the exons ATGGCAATAACACCTTTTAGTAGTACATCTGCTGCACAATGGGGAATTCATCCTCAGCTGTTAGTAAGATCCAGTATTACAGGCAAGGTTGCATCAACCAGCCACAA TGCTACCAGCAGGGTAAGCTTCATGGCTGCATCAAGTTCAAGCTTTTTTTCTCGAGATTCCACACGACTCAATATGGGTGCACCCCAAACTTTTAATCATCGCAAGGGATCAAGGTTGATTGTTAGAGCTGATGCA GATTATTATTCTGTCCTTGGGGTTTCAAGAAATGCTAGCAAATCTGAAATTAAGAGCG CATATCGGAAGCTTGCCCGGAATTATCATCCAGACGTCAACAA AGAACCTGGAGCTGACCAAAAGTTTAAAGAAATCAGCAACGCATATGAG GTGTTATCAGATGATGAGAAACGATCCATATATGACAGATTTGGAGAGGCTGGACTTAAAGGTTCTGGAATGGGGATGGGG GATTTCAGCAATCCATTTGATCTGTTCGAATCATTGTTTGAAGGCATGAATCGCGGTGGAGGTTCGAGAGGTTCTTGGAACGGTGCAATTGATGGTGAAGATGAGTATTACAGTCTTGTTTTGAACTTTAAAGAAGCAGTTTTTGGCATGGAAAAGGAGATAGAGATAAGCCGATTAGAGAGCTGCGGAACTTGCAATGGCTCAGGGGCTAAACCAGGGACTACACCAACCAGATGTAGCACTTGCGGAGGTCAAGGACGGGTTGTCTCTTCAACAAGAACTCCGTTAGGTATCTTCCAGCAGTCAATGACATGCTCTTCATGCAATGGGAGGGGCGAAATTTCAACACCTTGCAATACATGTTCTGGGGATGGTCGGGTGAGGAAATCGAAGAGGATAAGTCTGAAGGTTCCAGCTGGTGTGGACTCTGGCAGTCGTCTAAGGGTCCGAAATGAGGGGAATGCTGGAAGGAGAGGTGGTTCCCCTGGCGACCTCTTCGTAGTTATTGAGGTTATCCCAGATCCTGTCCTTAAACGAGATGACACTAACATTTTGTACTCCTGCAAGGTTTCCTATATTGATGCAATCCTGGGGACTACAATTAAGGTTCCTACTGTAGACGGAACGGTGGACTTAAAAATTCCTGCTGGGACACAACCCAACACAACACTTGTTATGGCTAAGAAAGGTGTTCCCTTccttaataaaaacaatatgaGAGGTGATCAGTTGGTTCGTGTGCAAGTTGAAATCCCTAAAAGACTCAACAATGATGAGAGAAAGCTTATTGAAGAACTTGCTGATTTAAGCAAAGGCAAGACTACCACAGGTAGGAGATAG
- the LOC106767629 gene encoding wall-associated receptor kinase-like 15 has product MAAALPPSLLLTLTFLSINIFPSAPAAACHDTCGSTQVKFPFGTGPGCGSPLFSPYITCASNGTADQLFLKTHSAATYPITSISYDTSTLTLAPSSMSSCSAMHPATTSFSLDWTSPFQLTSTTFLLLSCHPSLSLSSPLCDPSFDYLCASIYTCPAVTSLGLPLFPPSNSCCVYSPANLDGNGKLDLKAMQCGAYASVVSLGDTPTDPSRWVYGVALKFSYGGALDNNLVTTKCSGCESSGGVCGFSEPGNGFLCVCKGGYNTSFDCSPAYNQNQDYLFDSASAYPFFFLSWFVWSSILAGLFGVPFWLVLF; this is encoded by the exons ATGGCGGCAGCACTAccaccttctcttcttcttactCTCACCTTTCTCTCCATCAACATATTCCCATCTGCACCAGCCGCAGCATGCCACGACACATGCGGCTCCACTCAGGTGAAGTTCCCCTTCGGCACCGGTCCAGGCTGCGGCTCCCCTCTCTTCAGCCCCTACATAACCTGCGCCTCCAACGGCACCGCCGACCAACTCTTTCTCAAAACGCACTCCGCCGCCACCTATCCTATCACCTCCATTTCCTACGACACCTCCACCCTCACTCTCGCCCCGTCCTCCATGTCCAGCTGCTCCGCCATGCACCCCGCCACCACAAGCTTCTCCCTCGATTGGACCTCCCCCTTCCAGCTGACCTCCACCACCTTCCTCCTCCTCTCCTGCCAcccctccctctccctctcctcCCCCCTCTGCGACCCATCCTTTGACTACCTCTGCGCCTCCATCTACACTTGCCCCGCCGTCACCTCCCTCGGCCTCCCTCTCTTCCCTCCCAGCAACTCCTGCTGCGTCTATTCCCCCGCCAACCTTGACGGCAACGGGAAGCTGGACCTGAAAGCCATGCAGTGTGGAGCCTACGCTTCTGTAGTGTCGCTGGGCGACACCCCCACTGACCCCTCGCGCTGGGTGTATGGGGTGGCGTTGAAGTTTTCCTATGGCGGGGCCTTGGATAATAACTTGGTGACAACGAAATGTAGTGGCTGCGAGAGTAGCGGCGGAGTGTGCGGGTTTTCGGAGCCTGGAAATGGCTTCCTCTGTGTCTGTAAAGGAGGCTATAACACCAGCTTCGATTGCTCCCCCGCTTACAACCAGAACCAGGACTACCTCTTTGACTCTGCTTCTGCTTatcccttcttcttcttat CTTGGTTTGTTTGGAGTTCCATTTTGGCTGGTTTGTTTGGAGTTCCATTTTGGCTGGTATTATTTTGA
- the LOC106767113 gene encoding monoacylglycerol lipase ABHD6 produces MAGCISFTATRDRCFRFSFSNAGLKSATTDLGQGTIMHCWAPKAHKDSKPNLLLLHGFGANAMWQWNDFLPPLTRRFNVYVPDLLFFGDSHTSRPDRTEAFQAQCVAALLQAHGVRTSSVVGISYGGFVAYSLAAQFPERVEKVVLCCAGVCFEEKDLDEGLFQVKSVDEAAEILLPQTPEKLRQLLRLAFVKPSKVTPTCFLTDYINVMCTENIQERKELIESLYKDRKLSDLPKITQPTLIIWGEKDLVFPIELAHRLKRHLGENAELVVIKNAGHAVNVEKANEMYKHLRSFLIDSTAPIVQKNHSNGRHVD; encoded by the exons ATGGCGGGGTGTATCAGCTTCACCGCCACGCGCGACCGCTGCTTCCGCTTCTCCTTCTCCAACGCCGGCCTCAAATCCGCCACCACGGATCTGGGCCAAGGTACCATCATGCACTGCTGGGCCCCCAAGGCCCACAAAGACTCCAAGCCcaacctcctcctcctccacggCTTTGGCGCCAACGCAATGTGGCAGTGGAACGACTTCCTCCCCCCACTCACGCGCCGCTTCAACGTCTACGTCCCGGACCTCCTCTTCTTCGGGGACTCTCACACGTCCCGCCCCGACCGCACCGAGGCCTTCCAGGCCCAGTGCGTGGCCGCCCTCCTCCAGGCCCACGGCGTCCGGACAAGCAGCGTAGTCGGGATCAGCTACGGCGGCTTTGTCGCCTACAGCCTCGCCGCGCAGTTCCCTGAGCGCGTGGAGAAGGTGGTGCTGTGCTGCGCTGGGGTGTGTTTCGAAGAGAAGGACTTGGATGAAGGACTGTTTCAGGTGAAGAGCGTCGACGAGGCTGCCGAAATCTTGCTGCCTCAGACGCCGGAAAAGTTGAGGCAGCTTTTGCGCCTCGCGTTCGTCAAGCCCTCTAAAGTCACGCCCACTTGTTTCCTCACTGATTACATCAAC GTGATGTGTACTGAAAATATCCAAGAGAGGAAAGAACTGATCGAATCATTGTATAAGGATAGAAAACTCTCTGATCTTCCTAAGATAACacag CCTACGCTAATAATCTGGGGAGAAAAGGACTTGGTATTCCCAATAGAACTAGCTCACAGACTCAAAAG GCATCTGGGAGAGAACGCAGAACTAGTGGTTATTAAGAATGCAGGACATGCCGTGAATGTAGAGAAGGCCAATGAGATGTACAAACATTTAAGATCCTTCCTCATCGATTCCACAGCTCCAATTGTGCAAAAAAACCACAGTAACGGCCGCCATGTGGATTAg
- the LOC106768378 gene encoding probable LRR receptor-like serine/threonine-protein kinase At5g10290 isoform X1 gives MMPVEMGFLFVLLILGCLCSFVFPDTQGDALYALKTSLNASAHQLTDWNQNQVNPCTWSRVYCDSNNNVIQVSLAYMGFTGYLTPRIGVLKYATALSLQGNGITGSIPKEIGNMTSLCRLDLENNKLTGEIPSSLGNLKKLQFLTLSQNNLSGTIPESLATLPILINVMLDSNNLNGKIPERLFEVSKYNFTGNNLDCGHRLCESDNADQGSSHKSKTGLVVGIVIALVVVLFLGGLLFFWCRGRDKGYRREVFVDVPGEVDRRIAFGQLKRFAWRELQIATDNFSEKNVLGQGGFGKVYKGVLADNTKVAVKRLTDYESPGGDAAFQREVEMISVAVHRNLLRLIGFCTTPTERLLVYPFMQNLSVAYRLRELKPGEPVLDWPTRKRVALGTARGLEYLHEHCNPKIIHRDVKAANVLLDEDFEAVVGDFGLAKLVDVRKTNVTTEIRGTMGHIAPEYLSTGKSSGRTDVFGYGIMLLELVTGQRAIDFSRLEEEDDVLLLDHVKKLEREKRLDAIVDRNLNKNYNLLEVEMMIQVALLCTQATPEDRPPMSEVVRMLEGEGLAERWEEWQHVEVNRRQEYERLQRRFDWGEDSFYNQDAIELSGGR, from the exons ATGATGCCAGTAGAAATGGGCTTCTTATTTGTGTTATTGATATTGGGTTGCTTATGTTCTTTTGTGTTTCCTGACACGCAAG GAGATGCACTATATGCATTGAAGACGTCACTGAATGCTTCAGCTCACCAGCTTACTGACTGGAATCAAAATCAAGTGAATCCTTGTACTTGGTCCCGTGTTTACTGTGACTCAAACAACAATGTCATCCAAGT ATCACTAGCATATATGGGATTCACAGGATACTTGACACCGAGAATAGGAGTACTAAAATATGCTACAGCTCT TTCTTTGCAAGGGAATGGCATCACTGGCAGCATACCAAAAGAGATAGGAAACATGACAAGCTTGTGCAGGTTGGATTtggaaaacaataaattaactGGAGAAATACCTTCTTCCCTTGGTAATCTTAAAAAGCTTCAGTTCTT AACATTGAGTCAAAACAATCTTAGTGGGACTATTCCTGAATCACTTGCCACTCTTCCAATCTTGATCAATGT TATGCTAGATTCAAATAATCTGAATGGCAAAATCCCAGAGCGGTTATTTGAGGTTTCTAAATACAA TTTCACTGGAAATAATTTGGATTGTGGTCATCGACTTTGCGAATCTGATAATGCAGACCAAG GTTCATCACATAAATCAAAAACTGGTCTCGTTGTTGGAATTGTTATAGCGCTTGTTGTGGTCCTTTTCCTTGGTGGTCTGCTGTTCTTTTGGTGCAGGGGTAGAGACAAGGGCTACAGGCGTGAAGTTTTTGTAGATGTTCCAG GGGAAGTTGATCGGCGAATTGCATTTGGTCAGCTAAAACGATTTGCATGGAGAGAATTACAGATAGCTACAGACAACTTCAGTGAGAAGAATGTTTTAGGACAGGGAGGCTTTGGAAAGGTTTATAAAGGTGTTCTTGCTGATAACACAAAAGTTGCTGTCAAAAGGTTAACTGATTATGAAAGTCCTGGGGGAGATGCAGCTTTCCAGCGTGAGGTTGAGATGATAAGTGTAGCTGTGCATAGGAACCTGTTACGGTTGATTGGGTTTTGTACTACCCCGACTGAGCGTCTCTTGGTTTATCCCTTTATGCAGAACTTAAGTGTTGCCTATCGTCTTCGAG AACTCAAACCTGGTGAGCCTGTTCTGGACTGGCCTACTAGAAAACGAGTGGCCCTGGGAACAGCTCGAGGCCTAGAATATCTTCATGAGCATTGCAATCCTAAGATTATTCATCGGGATGTGAAGGCAGCTAATGTACTGCtagatgaagattttgaagCTGTTGTTGGTGATTTTGGCTTGGCAAAGTTAGTTGATGTTCGGAAAACCAACGTGACAACTGAAATTCGTGGGACGATGGGCCACATAGCTCCGGAATATTTGTCCACTGGAAAGTCTTCGGGAAGGACTGATGTTTTTGGTTATGGGATTATGCTCTTGGAGCTCGTTACAGGTCAACGAGCAATTGACTTTTCACGAttagaagaggaagatgatgTGCTGCTGCTTGACCAT GTTAAGAAATTAGAACGGGAGAAAAGACTAGACGCCATTGTTGATCGCaacctaaataaaaattacaaccTGCTAGAGGTAGAAATGATGATACAAGTTGCGTTACTTTGTACGCAAGCAACACCAGAGGACCGTCCACCAATGTCTGAGGTGGTAAGAATGCTTGAAGGAGAAGGGTTGGCTGAAAGGTGGGAGGAATGGCAGCACGTGGAGGTCAATCGGAGACAAGAATACGAGAGATTACAAAGAAGATTTGATTGGGGAGAAGATTCCTTCTATAATCAAGATGCCATTGAGTTGTCTGGTGGGAGATAA
- the LOC106768378 gene encoding probable LRR receptor-like serine/threonine-protein kinase At5g10290 isoform X2: MGFTGYLTPRIGVLKYATALSLQGNGITGSIPKEIGNMTSLCRLDLENNKLTGEIPSSLGNLKKLQFLTLSQNNLSGTIPESLATLPILINVMLDSNNLNGKIPERLFEVSKYNFTGNNLDCGHRLCESDNADQGSSHKSKTGLVVGIVIALVVVLFLGGLLFFWCRGRDKGYRREVFVDVPGEVDRRIAFGQLKRFAWRELQIATDNFSEKNVLGQGGFGKVYKGVLADNTKVAVKRLTDYESPGGDAAFQREVEMISVAVHRNLLRLIGFCTTPTERLLVYPFMQNLSVAYRLRELKPGEPVLDWPTRKRVALGTARGLEYLHEHCNPKIIHRDVKAANVLLDEDFEAVVGDFGLAKLVDVRKTNVTTEIRGTMGHIAPEYLSTGKSSGRTDVFGYGIMLLELVTGQRAIDFSRLEEEDDVLLLDHVKKLEREKRLDAIVDRNLNKNYNLLEVEMMIQVALLCTQATPEDRPPMSEVVRMLEGEGLAERWEEWQHVEVNRRQEYERLQRRFDWGEDSFYNQDAIELSGGR, encoded by the exons ATGGGATTCACAGGATACTTGACACCGAGAATAGGAGTACTAAAATATGCTACAGCTCT TTCTTTGCAAGGGAATGGCATCACTGGCAGCATACCAAAAGAGATAGGAAACATGACAAGCTTGTGCAGGTTGGATTtggaaaacaataaattaactGGAGAAATACCTTCTTCCCTTGGTAATCTTAAAAAGCTTCAGTTCTT AACATTGAGTCAAAACAATCTTAGTGGGACTATTCCTGAATCACTTGCCACTCTTCCAATCTTGATCAATGT TATGCTAGATTCAAATAATCTGAATGGCAAAATCCCAGAGCGGTTATTTGAGGTTTCTAAATACAA TTTCACTGGAAATAATTTGGATTGTGGTCATCGACTTTGCGAATCTGATAATGCAGACCAAG GTTCATCACATAAATCAAAAACTGGTCTCGTTGTTGGAATTGTTATAGCGCTTGTTGTGGTCCTTTTCCTTGGTGGTCTGCTGTTCTTTTGGTGCAGGGGTAGAGACAAGGGCTACAGGCGTGAAGTTTTTGTAGATGTTCCAG GGGAAGTTGATCGGCGAATTGCATTTGGTCAGCTAAAACGATTTGCATGGAGAGAATTACAGATAGCTACAGACAACTTCAGTGAGAAGAATGTTTTAGGACAGGGAGGCTTTGGAAAGGTTTATAAAGGTGTTCTTGCTGATAACACAAAAGTTGCTGTCAAAAGGTTAACTGATTATGAAAGTCCTGGGGGAGATGCAGCTTTCCAGCGTGAGGTTGAGATGATAAGTGTAGCTGTGCATAGGAACCTGTTACGGTTGATTGGGTTTTGTACTACCCCGACTGAGCGTCTCTTGGTTTATCCCTTTATGCAGAACTTAAGTGTTGCCTATCGTCTTCGAG AACTCAAACCTGGTGAGCCTGTTCTGGACTGGCCTACTAGAAAACGAGTGGCCCTGGGAACAGCTCGAGGCCTAGAATATCTTCATGAGCATTGCAATCCTAAGATTATTCATCGGGATGTGAAGGCAGCTAATGTACTGCtagatgaagattttgaagCTGTTGTTGGTGATTTTGGCTTGGCAAAGTTAGTTGATGTTCGGAAAACCAACGTGACAACTGAAATTCGTGGGACGATGGGCCACATAGCTCCGGAATATTTGTCCACTGGAAAGTCTTCGGGAAGGACTGATGTTTTTGGTTATGGGATTATGCTCTTGGAGCTCGTTACAGGTCAACGAGCAATTGACTTTTCACGAttagaagaggaagatgatgTGCTGCTGCTTGACCAT GTTAAGAAATTAGAACGGGAGAAAAGACTAGACGCCATTGTTGATCGCaacctaaataaaaattacaaccTGCTAGAGGTAGAAATGATGATACAAGTTGCGTTACTTTGTACGCAAGCAACACCAGAGGACCGTCCACCAATGTCTGAGGTGGTAAGAATGCTTGAAGGAGAAGGGTTGGCTGAAAGGTGGGAGGAATGGCAGCACGTGGAGGTCAATCGGAGACAAGAATACGAGAGATTACAAAGAAGATTTGATTGGGGAGAAGATTCCTTCTATAATCAAGATGCCATTGAGTTGTCTGGTGGGAGATAA